TTTCAAATATAGCAGGGATACCTAAAAAGATCGAAAGGAAACACATTGTTTTCAGTGGTGTAAGAAATCGACCATGTAAAAGAgtcttcattttaaaaataaaatttgttgtttttgttatttatccttttcttctaccttaataaaatctttctttaggaaaataaaatgctTTACTAAATTCCTTAATGATTATTTATCTAAACCACGTTAATGCTTGTTTCCTCAATTTTTACCTCATTATAATTACAGAAATTAATTCAGTCAcgagtttttgaattttttttttgtgaaaatttatGTGGTCATTTATAAGTAAAACTAACGTacattacaaattaaatatcaaaattagaaaaaaaatatatatttattgagtaATCAATTGAATCCGTGTAATTAATTTGTGGTGTAGGAAAAATGAACACAAACTCTGTTTGGATTTATGCATTACAATGACTGGAGGTCTGAAAACACGTGAAGGCTCCGCTTGTTTTGTTCTAGTACACTAATTCCTGGAATTTTCGATGCCTGACATGTGAGGAGCTTGCTCTACGAATGGGGACCAATAACCATTAGGGTTAATCCTACAACCAAAGGACCACTCTCACTTATCTCTAACAAAATTCCATCgcttcatttaatatttaatgtgcTCTATCATTTTCTTCACAGATTTTtcatttacatatttatttattatgactAGTATGTTTTTCACCTcgaaatattatttactttatagTTTTGTTCGTTGtagttttattcttaaaaatgtctcaaaaaatataagacaaaaatatatttaaaatgttttagactttaattattaaaagatgTGAGATAATTGAATGTAGTTGAAattatcttcatacataataggtatactaaaattaaaataagtgacACAAAATCATTTTAAGTATATAGACGTCACCACATAAGTTCATGTTGTTATTTAACATAAGCAATTACATGGAAACTTGttaaattacatatatttagACCATTTTATTGCGCATAAAATGTATGAGGTGAAAGatgaaagtaaaaaattaaatttcagaCTCAAGGATATGCAAGTATAATTATAGGAGTTATACCATTTTAATAGTTGAGAAGTGAAAGAGTGATTccataaaaatagaaaagaaaatgcaaagtaTAATCAAATCGTAGAGAGACTTTTTGGGGATAGTTAAGGAAGTAGATAGTTTATAAATAGGAAATTTTCtctttaacaactttttttttacaatttttttacaacaactTATGTGATTTATAATTGATATGTTTCAAATATACAcggaccaataaaatagtgacacattATTTactgtcaaaaaattgttaaaatatcatgatCTCGTAGATATTACACAAGAGAGAAAAGTACCATAATACTATTGTTAGTTTGACTAgaattaatgattaattatataaagatatggagagagaaataaagaaaagaagaagagtgtGTGTTATAAAAAATGATTGGAAAATGTTACGTGAAAATTTTGTTCTGTCTAATACATCAGTAGTTTATGACTTTACGTAAGTTTTTGGAGCTGCATATATTAATcccaataaaatattacattccCCTAGATATCATGCACTAATTCTTAATTAGAACTATATTACAATTTGCTTAAGAAAATACATTATTCTATCATTTTGCtttacacacacatatacatacatatatatatatatatatatatatatatatatatatatatatatatatatatatatatatatatatgcatataggTATCTTCATTCTTTTGTGCTAAAAAGGTAATTGTCAAcgatatttatttttgttcgacactttttttcttaaaatagaaCAAATTAAAATAGAGACAAAAAAAGGAATACCATGAAAGTCTAAGAAATTTTGAGaataatttcattcaacaaatattaaaagCAAACCATCTTCACATGtttcttcaaaaatatcttatacaatatttttattttatttctaaaaaataaaatacttttctctttttttctttttttaaaataaatttaccaaaatatgttaaaaataataataataagtgattatttcattaaaaaatatttgactttttttaacAGACAAAATCATTATCAAGGGAAACTCGAAATATAATTGGATAATTACACTTACTAGTATGACTGTGGTATTGTATAtcaattttcttcattttgaaattgttatttttagtgATGAGAAAAcgataaaataatttgttttgattACTGTGGAAAATGTTTCACCTTTAAAAGAAATGGCTGAAAGTTTTGCTGACATATTTGTCCTAAACATTATTGTTATGGTCAAAAGATATTAAGATCGATTACTCAAAAGTATTTAGAgttatgatttctttttttcctaTATTCGAGAATTCATTTTATCCTTTGTTTTCAGACTTTTCAAATTCTTATcatatttagtattttaaaaactcatccatttatattgtaaaatatattttaatttctctttctttactAATCCAATCAACATTTAGACTTAACATTACACAATCTTCTTAGTATTAGTATCGTAAAACATAACCAAAAGTTCTTATATCAAAACCAATTATTGAtccaattaatattaaatttatcaatcCCATCAACATTTGAGTCTAACACCACACAATCTCTTCTTTTTAGTATTAGTTTTGTGGAAGTATGAgattaaaaattcttaaatcaaAACTAATTATTGACTAAATCGATATTGAACTTATTATTAACTCAGTCAGCATTAAACCTAACACCATTATCAACTAAATTATGCCATAAATCTAGATAAtgattttgtagttttttttttcaataataaccacttttatttctacttttttatatttttaatcaaattatttctatttctattatttttataatctattTCTTTCCATTCAAATAATATGCTTCATTTTGCAaacatccttttttttttcttgtttatatttctatttattttattctctttgaAACGGAGGGTTACCTGTTGAAGGACGAAAGATTAGTATCCTGATTCTACAGCTTGTCCACCTATTGTCGGTTAACCCATACATTCCATTATTAACACATCATTTTATTTTGGACACAAACTACATTTCTGTACCAtcagttaaaaaaaaacttaataaatgattttaatcacATTTGTTACTTTGAAATACTAATATAtgttattacattattataacGAATTGTAAGtatcaaagtatttttttaataatagaaaataattttgacaatcaaaaaaataatttaaaaatatactataataatgTAGTAATACAGAGCATGGATTAAATAAAGGTGTAAcgtaattatatgtttaaatgaGTTCTCAGTTATGATTACTTCTTTTAGTATGATATAGGTTTTACATTCTGAAAGAAAACATGAGAACTCAAAAGTTAAAAACCTACCATTACAATGTAAATACTTTTACTCAGATCTGAAACAAGTGTTCAATAAAAGGAGATAAATACTGAGAAAACTCGACATTCACATCGTAAACATAATCCATCCGAATATCACCTCTGCCACTCAATAAAATCAGATATGCATGAGAGTGTTACAGTAACAGAAATAAAAACGTGTTCATCGTCTACATTTTCGCCATCGTACGACTATCGTAAGATCTTCGTGCACATGGAAGTGATAGCGTGGTACTACCGTAAGATACCTACGAgtatagatattttaattattttttttttgtgtgttttcatCTTGAAAATATATACTGATTttaatgaaatgattttttaaaatatattttataacataaaaattaatgtatataagtgtatttaaaaaacacaaacacacaaaatcCAAATTACATAGCTGTCTTGTCTATACTAATCGCTTATGCGGCCATTGAGCTTTCATAATTTTCTCGAGTCATCACGCCCTGTCTCGCACTCCCTTTACATCATTAAACATTGTTTGGCTAACATAAGCACTGAGTTTTTTCAAACTATACGATCATTCTTCCTCATAACGCACTTTCTTATCCCTGCTTTATTTGTACGAATCATCACACTCATTATTAGTTATTCAAACATACTAGGAACCATTAAAAACATgtattaataaaacataaatttaagaaataaaaaataagacagGAAAGTAGTTGTCTTGTTGACGGAAAGTGTGACCATCTTTAAATAGCCATGCTCTTCTGCAGGCTCTCAACAACACATGGATTGTTCCTCTTTTCCTTTGTCCCGAACACACTTCAACTCCACTCATTCCCTTTAGTGGCTCTTCAAGTTCCTTCTTAGATAAGATTTATGCAAATTCCTTCACAAAATCCCGAATATCCAATTACCAACCACCATTGCAGCAACCCCAACCCCAACCCCAAACCTTCGTCCAGGAAAAAAACTTCGCTTTAAATTCTCTCGGGTTCACTCAGTTCGTTAGTTAGTTACTCCAACCATGAGAGAGCCGCAGAACGACACCCTGGCGACCCAACTAACAACCACCAACGACGACGTGCCATCTGCCGTCGTTTTGTTCGGGAAGTACGAGTTGAAGAGGTTACTGGGAGTCGGCGCGTTCGGCAAGGTGTACCACGCCACAACCGCCGTCACGCGCCAGAGCGTGGCGGTGAAGGCCGTCAGCAAAAGCAAGGTCTTAAACGGAGGTTTTGCTGCCAACGTCGAACGCGAGATCTCTATCATGCGCCGCCTCCACCACTCCAACATCATTGACCTCTTCGAAGTACTCGCGACGAAGACCAAAATCTACTTCGTCATGGAGTTTGCCGCCGGCGGCGAACTCTTCCACACGGTAGCCAGAAAGGGGCGCCTCGAGGAGGAGGACGCCAGGTTTTACTTCCGGCAACTCATCTCCGCCTTGAAACACTGCCACTCGCTCGGCGTGTTCCACCGCGACCTCAAGCTCGATAATTTGCTGCTCGACGAGAACGGGAATTTGAAAGTCTCCGATTTCGGGTTGAGTGCAGTCACGGGTCAGATCCGACCCGACGGGTTGTTACACACTATTTGTGGAACCCCTACCTACGTGGCACCCGAGATTCTGTTGAAGAGAGGCTATGATGGTGCGAAAGTGGATCTGTGGTCGTGTGGCGTCGTTTTGTTTGCGCTCACCGCAGGTTATTTACCATTCAATGATTGCAACGTCACCGTTTTATTCAGAAAGATTTACCGCGGTCAATTCCGGTTCCCTAGGTGGATGTCCAGTGATCTGAGGTACCTCTTATCACGCTTGCTTGACACAAATCCCGAAACCAGGATTACCATTGATGAGATCTACCAAGACACGTGGTTCAACGCGGGTGAGGACCAGTACGAACCGGTTCGGGTCAAGGAGAGTGAATGCGTATGCGGGGATAGAGGAACCGGGTTCAAGTCGCTGAACGCGTTCGACTTAATTTCTTTTTCGACAGGTTTGGACATGTCGGGTCTTTTCGAGGATCCGAACGGGTCGGATTCCGTGGAACGGGTTGTTTCTGCCGCGTTACCAGAGAATATTATAGAGAGAGTGGAGGCGGCAGCGGAGGAGGGGAAGGTGGTGGTAAAGAGGGAGAGAAACGGTGGTGGAGCGAATTTGGAAGGGCAGGACGGTAATTTGATAGGTCTCGTAGTAGTTTACCGGTTAACGGAAGAGCTTGTAGTGGTTGAAATGACGAGAAGTGAGAAGGGAGGGGAATCTGGCGCGAAGTTTTGGAAAGATAAACTGCGCCCTCTGCTTATTGAATTGGCAGGTGAACGGGAAACGCCGGTTTCCGGTGACTTCTGTAACATATAGTTTGGTATCTATGTTTTTTGGTCTGGGTACCAATCAGGATCCATCATTTTTATGGATTGGGTTTATGTTTTGcagaatttataaaattaagtacGTAATAAAGATGTTTAATGGAATTTTAGAATACTTTAATACacttttataagttttttttagggttaaatatgtttttagttcctaaactatcaaacgattttgtttttagtctctctttcaaatTAAGGTACTTTTTGGTCCTTCACCTTTAGGACACCATAATTTTTCATCCTCAAAAACCAACAGCGTTAAAAAGAAGTTGAGCTCGCTAACGGTGGAGTGTCACGTCATGTTTTTTTCTGACACTGAGTCAATCTGTCCCTTACCGTATGGTAATGTCAAACGGTATTGTTAATGGCCGAACAGTATTGGTAAGGCCGAATGATTATAATGACTGAATAACCGAACGGTATTGGTGATGATCGAACGGTATTgttaatgaccgaacggtattggtAATGACCGAATGATTATGATGACTGAATGACCGAATGGTATTGGTGGTGACCGAACGATATTGGTAGTGGTCGAATGGTTATGATGAGTGAATGGTGATGATGACCGAACGGTGATGGTGACTGAATGATGATGGTGAACGAACAGTGAGAGTCAGATTGACTCAGTGTGAGAAAAAAGATGATGTGACACTCCACCGTTAGCCAGCTCAACTCCTTTTTAACGCCGTTGGTTTTTTAGGACgaaaaattatgttttcctAAAGGAGAAAGACTAAAAAGTACCTTAGTTtcaaagagggactaaaaacaaaatcgcttgatagtttaagaaataaaaacatatttaaccattttttcatataactgcaataaaaaaatttccacGAAATTAATCTGAAGAAAGCTGAATTAATTATACTTAGGTAATTAGTTTCTGTCATGAGTTCTTGAATGATAATAGCATACTTAAATTGACTATTTGACATTCATTAATggaataaaatattctttttaattctttggACGGAATAATaagaatttaattgaattttataataattatacgGGGGAGATAGGATTGTttataagagaaagaaatttagTTTTGCTAAATTATATACCGTCACAAAgaggtgaataaaaaatataaatggtCTAAATTAGATATCATCAACATTATTGAAATGTAGGTGGTCCTCtattttatgaatgaatttGTAGGAAACTCTACCCCTTCATAAATGCGAAGAATATCCActcaaaaataattatgaaaataacttGTGACATCTTAATGGTTACTACTATAAAACTTGATCATCCTCCCATTAAAGAAGTTTAGTTAGTAGGTTAGGTTTCGCATCATGTAAGTCAATAAACTTTTAAAAGGATATACACTTCTATAGCCTCAAACATAGACTTCTATGTCTTTCAAACACAAATAGGTAACATGTATTTGACCTTTCTTTCAAAATGATATGATAATATAGATAACTCATGCATACTTAATTATATTGacgattaaaaataaatggttaTAGTGATGATATATtgacaattatatttaaaatgttaatatagTTGTCTATCCAAAACATTTAAGTGTGTTATGCCAAATCTATAGATCAAATACTAGTCTTATACATGTAAATTGTAATATTACcttgattttgaaaaaaaaaagacttttcTCTCATTATGTCACCTTTGAAGTACTAAATATATGTGAATCCAAAATTGAGTATGAAAGTAAGAAAATTGGTCAACTTTTCCAAAAAGatttgttagaagtggactttaagtctaactcaaccctacaaaatcggcttgtagggtgatgtttgcatccacttataaactatgaattgaccttCTTTCTAGTCGATGTAGGATTTTCAACAAAATTGTATTAGATGAAGTTTGTAAAAggcatgaaaatataaataacccTCAAGCCAAACAAGAAAATCTAAAACATTAGTGGAAGATCCTCGAAAGGTTAACCTTGGAGATGTTTATTTTTCGAAGGTTATAGATGACAACTTGACTTTGTGAAGTTTACGAGAAACCTAACCTTATCATCCTTTTCATATATGTATTTCACAATTATCCAGTActcaaatatttgtataatgGAATGACAATTATCCTTATTTTCTTGATCATATATACATAACCTTATTAGAACAACAACCATGTCCAAGTTAAAGTGTGctcaattattaaataatttaagatttttctATTCAAGTAAAGACCTAACTTAACTAATACAAAtagtgtttaattaataatagaaaCTAATAATAGTATCTAAtgttaaagattaatttaaacatcaataattttgaatttataaagtaaggtttaatttagttaatttaatgacttgatttatttttttgtctctAAACTAATTGTTTTAATGAGTTTCTTCTTATGTGTCTTAACCCCCTCCACCTCTTATTAATGGAATGACTACCACACCTAATAATAAACTTGATTAATTCCTATAGATTTATACTGATTGAAATCTTATTGAAGGATCAGATTTAGGTCTTAATGTACTTTATTAGTAGTTTATGTTTTAAGTAGTTGATTGGAGTGAGGACCATGACTAGTACTTAGTTTACTTGGTTAATTTCCTAAGTCTTAATAAGTCacacttaaatttaattagCTTTAATATCATGTAGCAATGACTTATTCTAAATTCTAATGGACTTTCTTAAGTACATATTTGTATTGGATTAACTTTGAAGTAATATTCAATTGGGAAGTATGATacttctttaaatttattttcacaacaAATGAttgtgtaataaaataaaatagattaattgTAATAAAACTAACTATGATTTACTTTCGAGTGACTTGTCTTTAAAGTAAGTACATCATGCAAGTTTCTCGAGTTTATTAACATATATTCTTAAGTAGTcatatttgattaatattttaattttccttaTTATAATGTGAACCAATTCTCCATGTCATGTAATTGGaataaaattccatttttcGGCAAATATGCACTAAGGAGAAGTAGTAGTTAGTGTTTCAAATATATTTGAACATTTGACTTTTGCTAGTAGTACTTATGATGGTAAATATTTGATGATCTTTTGCAtcatatcaaaattttagaacattaaaaaaaaactaaattatcagcaaaattttattgaaacaaaatatctaacaataaaatagaatttatagATAGTCTATCGATGATTTTATAATTGTAGTTAcggataaatattttttattggtactattcatcaataaattataacttttattacaaaaatattcataaGTAAACTTtctcaataatttataatatttaataaatatttttatcggTAAATTATGTTAGTAAAAATGGATATCAAAGTTTTTCTTTTGGACTTTGCCTATGTCGtaataaaatttgttggtaAATTCAACtgtaatagattttttttcaaaaaaaaattattagtaaatttgttaataattgaaattttttaaaatattggtaattcaattttttaaaatctgttgATAAATTCGtcagttattatttttctttctaaaacttATCattaatttgttgataaatcTTTCAATAAAATGGACACTAATTTTTTTgcaaaatatgataaaatatttgttataaattaattaaaaattaacaagaaaaagaaaagaataataagagaaggagaagggagagaagaaggaggaaaTGGAAAAGCACGAATCAAAGGAGACAATGACAACAAAGATAGAGACACATAAACAATAGAAGCAAAAGTGAAGGTGACAATAGAACTAGTAGTGATGCATGAGGAGGAGTTAGAGACGGTAAATACAACTGACAGTAATTGACACAATGATGAAGGAGTTGAAGGACATAGAAGAAAATCAAACCACGATATTTACTAATGAATTTTTATCTATGTATAAAATTGATTGATAGTTATCgacaaattttaatcaatattattaaaaaatttcatttgataaaatttatgaacaaaTATTTTACCGATAAATTTTTAAGTACGGAtaactattaataattttaatatcaatgaTAATTGTATAAAGATTTTTACCTTCTTAGTCGAACAATGATATAGTAAAAAGGTATTTATTGTATATTAAATCACTTTATCACTCAatcaatgtaataaaaaaaaaatctatgaaCGGGCTTAAGAAACACGGTTTTAAGTTTAAGTGAAGTAAGAAATAGGCTTTTACAAATTTGAAGTGGTAGGGAATGAAGCTGAAGTGCATTTACGTGGGAAATATAGTGTGCATGAACTCTTGCATCGAAAAGCCAGCTAAAGGAAACTCCAGAAGCTATAAACACTAATGTTGTAGGTTGCATAGAAGGTGTTTGtgaaaaaatcttaaaaattgtAAGCCAGACAAGAGTTAGTGGTCCAcagttaaaatatataatcgAGGTTAGGTGATGGTGCACCTTACACAGAGGAAATTAAAGCGAAAATGGGAGATTGGATAAGCTTTACATTGAAGAGAATGAAGAGACATGAATCATTATTATTCACAAACATGGTTGCATGGTTGGCGTAAAGGAAAGGGTCCACTCCCACCATATTTCACGTCTCATACCCATATATATACTTTTCACACTCTCATGAATCATCATACCATTCAATTTCATTATTTCTAGTACTTAAGTGCACGTCATAACCTCAACTTCTTCTTTCATCCACTGCAAAATAAATCATACCAACACCATATTATACCACAGATctattcataataatatttttatttttttaatattttaatattttaatattttaataatcatacGCGTGATAAAAACTCTTGGATCATCATTTAATAATACATCttcttcaaaataattattttcaaaattaataaacttattACAGATAGcgatttttaaaagaattattttatacgGTCAGTGCAtagtgtttttattaaatattaaattagtgcttaaaatatgattaccagaactttcaaataatttagGAAAGAATCTTTAATATTCATGATCTTCAAAATTACGATAATAATGATTTGTAGGTGTGACCCAAAGTCATTGTTCTTACTACATTCGTCTACCTAAGATCCATCTAAATTTGTTGAACGACTTAATcaccattaataaaaaaaaaaagttgtcatTAGTAACAAAATGTATAAAGTGGCACATTTTGACTACGCAATTATTAAAGTggcgatatatatatatatatatatatatatatatatatatatatatatatatatatatatatatatatatatatacagttTAATCCTATCATTAGCATCATACATGACTTTTTCTCATCTGGGTTTGTATGTAGATTTTGCTTCATTAGAATTTACCtcctattattattttaatctctaAATTCAATTACCGACTATCACTTAATTTTCTGAACTTAACCATCTATATCGTTATTTAAACTGAACTCAattgaaattcaaaaaatattttcagagGCTAAATTGATGATCAACAAGTAATTTGAAGTACTGaagtataataaataactataagtttgaggactaaaaagaaaatataaaattgagtttaataaaagttaaaatttgattaaatttagagAGATGAAAAGTAGACTAAATGAGTCACgtaagagaattttttttaaagaataaaatgattGGTTATTAGATTGATGAATAAAGAATGAGAATTTGAATTGTGTTTAGAAAAGATTTGGTAGAAATGAATAATTGGATTTAGATTAGACGTAATGTAATCCCGAATAGAAACAATGATGTTGACAGCACTTGTTATTGTTTAAGCGTGAATCCAAAGATGTGATGATCAGAAAGGAAACACTAACAATGGCATCCTTCAATTTCAGCCCTAATTATAAGCAGTCATATCAGTGCCTCACTGTTTAGTGTTGGAGGCCATTTTTGTGAATCCAGCCAAAGATCTTGATGCTTTTGTTcaggaagaaaacaaaattgacttatacatatagatataaaCTAttgtaattactttttttttcttttaatcatcACTACAACAATTATGTAATAGGGCATGAGATTTTCTCTTATCTAGATGAAGATTTTCACTCATTTCTtagttttagtgtttttttcttTCGCAAAGGTGAGGGTTAAAGGATgtcaaaagaaaaactaaaaaagattTTGTAGGGAAtacaaagattttgaaaaaggctaattttctctttctaatttatatatatctatatgaCTAAAGATAATAAgatgatatatatttatattcattttgacatatattatgaaattaaaataattataaaaggttaaatttttgtatttttatagataaaagtaaaataatatgtGAGATAAAATATGATTGGTTATGTATAACACAAATAATGGCATTGGTCCTCTTAATGATAGTGGAGAAGCAAAGCACGTGAAGTGAAGCAACACAACTTCTGAGAGACCCCTTAATTAATTTCAGTTCCAAGATTTCTGCAGTTGTGTCCACCAGGACCACTCATAATAAGACATTTCATAGACCCATACTTCAGTTTTCGTTTCAAATTATTCATGTCTAAGattctattaaatatttatttattatgtataaaatatgactatatttaatttaaattatctttactTAATGTAGGATGTAATATAAACATAGGCTGTTAttctacaattattttttttaaaaatatattagactcttttaaatatatgaCAAAATAGTTTGGTTTAACAC
This sequence is a window from Vigna angularis cultivar LongXiaoDou No.4 chromosome 2, ASM1680809v1, whole genome shotgun sequence. Protein-coding genes within it:
- the LOC108327927 gene encoding CBL-interacting serine/threonine-protein kinase 14; the protein is MREPQNDTLATQLTTTNDDVPSAVVLFGKYELKRLLGVGAFGKVYHATTAVTRQSVAVKAVSKSKVLNGGFAANVEREISIMRRLHHSNIIDLFEVLATKTKIYFVMEFAAGGELFHTVARKGRLEEEDARFYFRQLISALKHCHSLGVFHRDLKLDNLLLDENGNLKVSDFGLSAVTGQIRPDGLLHTICGTPTYVAPEILLKRGYDGAKVDLWSCGVVLFALTAGYLPFNDCNVTVLFRKIYRGQFRFPRWMSSDLRYLLSRLLDTNPETRITIDEIYQDTWFNAGEDQYEPVRVKESECVCGDRGTGFKSLNAFDLISFSTGLDMSGLFEDPNGSDSVERVVSAALPENIIERVEAAAEEGKVVVKRERNGGGANLEGQDGNLIGLVVVYRLTEELVVVEMTRSEKGGESGAKFWKDKLRPLLIELAGERETPVSGDFCNI